The Snodgrassella alvi wkB2 genome window below encodes:
- the gpmI gene encoding 2,3-bisphosphoglycerate-independent phosphoglycerate mutase, translating to MSLIKPVVLLILDGFGHRAEGNDNAILLAHTPYIDNYRQHYAYGTIDASERMVGLPVGQFGNSEVGHLNIGAGRVVPQDITRIDMAIEDHTLEQNPVLQQAWNNPNHTVHLLGLFSDGGVHSHIEHFFAVIDAALAAGMQKIVVHPFLDGRDTPPQSARPYLQRLQQYMQQHSQILCGALVGRFFAMDRDNRWDRVEAAYNALFGDAPYQADSPVTALEAAYARGEQDEFVKPTIVSPQARLLDGDAILFLNFRADRARELTQALTFADFDGFKRKYRVQPGYFATITAYGTQFSNSVMFEKQPVNNGLGEFLAGQGLSQLRIAETEKYPHVTYFFSGGREEPYIGEERIMIPSPKVTTYDLQPEMSAVGITEQIIDSLKHHRHDVIICNFANGDMVGHTGSLDAAIKAVETLDSCVAQVVETTLSAGGEVIITADHGNCEHMYDEKNQQPHTQHTVEPVPFIYIGRKATIRSGGALKDVAPSLLTALGLTPPAEMTGQNLIEFTDK from the coding sequence GTGTCATTAATTAAACCTGTTGTGCTTTTAATTCTGGATGGTTTCGGCCATCGTGCCGAAGGAAATGACAATGCAATTTTACTGGCGCATACTCCTTATATCGATAACTATCGTCAGCACTATGCTTATGGCACGATAGATGCTTCAGAACGAATGGTCGGATTGCCTGTTGGTCAGTTTGGCAATTCAGAAGTGGGTCACCTGAATATTGGTGCAGGCAGAGTTGTACCTCAGGATATTACCCGAATCGATATGGCTATTGAAGACCATACTCTTGAACAAAATCCGGTTTTGCAACAGGCATGGAATAATCCGAATCATACTGTACATCTGCTGGGCTTATTTTCTGATGGTGGTGTGCATAGCCATATAGAACATTTTTTTGCAGTTATAGATGCCGCACTAGCTGCCGGCATGCAAAAAATTGTTGTCCATCCATTTCTTGATGGGCGTGATACACCGCCGCAAAGTGCCCGTCCCTATCTGCAACGCCTGCAACAATATATGCAACAGCATTCTCAGATATTATGCGGTGCCCTTGTCGGACGTTTTTTTGCCATGGACAGGGACAATCGATGGGATCGCGTTGAAGCTGCTTATAATGCCTTATTCGGAGATGCGCCCTACCAGGCTGATTCCCCTGTTACTGCATTAGAGGCTGCTTATGCCCGTGGCGAGCAGGATGAATTTGTCAAACCTACCATTGTCAGCCCGCAGGCAAGGCTGCTAGATGGTGATGCCATTCTGTTTCTCAACTTCCGCGCTGATCGCGCACGTGAATTAACTCAAGCTCTTACTTTTGCTGATTTCGATGGATTTAAACGCAAGTATCGTGTACAACCGGGCTATTTTGCCACTATCACTGCTTACGGGACACAATTCAGCAATTCGGTAATGTTCGAAAAACAACCTGTAAATAATGGTTTGGGAGAATTTTTGGCCGGACAGGGTCTTAGCCAGCTCCGCATAGCGGAAACAGAAAAATACCCGCACGTAACTTATTTTTTCAGCGGCGGTCGGGAAGAACCTTATATTGGTGAAGAAAGGATTATGATTCCTTCACCCAAAGTGACTACATATGATTTACAGCCAGAAATGAGTGCTGTCGGCATTACTGAACAAATTATTGATAGTCTGAAACATCATCGTCATGATGTTATTATTTGTAACTTTGCCAATGGTGATATGGTTGGACATACCGGTTCACTTGACGCCGCTATAAAAGCAGTAGAAACACTGGATAGTTGTGTTGCACAGGTTGTCGAAACAACACTTTCTGCAGGCGGAGAAGTGATTATTACTGCCGATCACGGTAACTGTGAACACATGTATGATGAAAAAAATCAGCAACCTCACACACAACATACAGTTGAACCGGTCCCATTTATCTATATAGGGCGTAAGGCTACAATCCGTTCAGGCGGAGCGCTTAAAGATGTAGCGCCTTCTCTTTTAACTGCTCTGGGACTGACTCCGCCTGCAGAAATGACGGGGCAGAACCTGATTGAATTCACAGATAAATAA
- a CDS encoding YqgE/AlgH family protein, with the protein MAAQQNAPSGFSLANHFLIAMPSMEDPFFKESVIYLCEHSADGAMGIIVNKPSPIMMDLLFDSAKTPTPERFHGQNVLMGGPVQVDRGFLVHTPTGSWESSLLVTDDIAMTTSRDIILGLTQENEVDKAVATIGYSSWSAGQLEQELANNSWITVPADNQILFDMPYKQRYKAALQLLNIDIANLSVLVGHA; encoded by the coding sequence ATGGCTGCACAACAAAACGCTCCGTCCGGATTTTCTCTGGCCAATCATTTTCTGATTGCTATGCCATCAATGGAAGACCCATTTTTTAAAGAAAGCGTGATTTACCTGTGTGAACATAGTGCAGACGGTGCTATGGGCATCATTGTAAATAAACCATCACCGATTATGATGGATTTACTGTTTGATTCTGCTAAAACCCCTACACCGGAACGTTTTCACGGACAAAATGTTCTGATGGGCGGTCCGGTTCAAGTAGACCGCGGATTTCTGGTACATACTCCGACAGGTTCATGGGAAAGCAGTTTGCTGGTAACTGACGATATAGCCATGACTACTTCTCGCGATATTATTCTGGGGCTAACACAGGAAAATGAAGTTGATAAAGCTGTAGCTACTATTGGTTATTCCAGCTGGTCAGCCGGACAACTGGAGCAGGAGCTGGCAAATAATAGCTGGATAACTGTGCCTGCAGATAACCAGATTTTATTTGATATGCCTTATAAGCAACGTTATAAAGCTGCTTTGCAGTTATTAAATATTGATATTGCCAATCTGAGCGTATTGGTGGGCCATGCCTGA
- the ruvX gene encoding Holliday junction resolvase RuvX, with the protein MPESIPSPLKRGTVLGFDFGSARIGVAVGEAELASVHPLETITVISTEQYFSRIKTLINEWRPQVLVVGLPTHADGEDDEATALCRRFGNRLHGRFNLPVYWVDERWTSVVAESLLNEALVFGKKRKQILDQVAAQAILATFFSTGACMVKLD; encoded by the coding sequence ATGCCTGAATCAATCCCTTCTCCGCTAAAGCGTGGCACTGTGCTCGGATTTGATTTCGGAAGCGCGCGAATAGGAGTGGCCGTCGGTGAAGCTGAGCTGGCGAGTGTACATCCTTTGGAAACTATTACTGTTATCAGTACTGAACAGTATTTTAGCCGTATTAAAACTTTAATAAATGAATGGCGGCCACAGGTGCTTGTAGTAGGTCTTCCCACTCATGCAGATGGTGAGGACGATGAAGCTACTGCTCTTTGTCGCCGTTTTGGTAACCGTTTACATGGTCGTTTTAATTTACCGGTATACTGGGTAGATGAGCGCTGGACATCTGTAGTCGCCGAAAGTTTGCTGAATGAAGCTTTAGTTTTTGGGAAAAAGCGTAAACAAATACTGGATCAGGTTGCAGCACAGGCAATTCTGGCAACTTTTTTCAGTACAGGCGCATGTATGGTCAAACTTGATTAA
- the argB gene encoding acetylglutamate kinase, with protein MSTDIFTNINAIEAKTKANILAEALPYIRRFSGVTMVIKYGGNAMTDPQLKESFAKDVVLLKLVGIHPIIVHGGGPQINELLQKVGKENQFIQGMRVTDSETMDIVEMVLGGCVNKEITSLLNLHGGHAVGITGRDNHFIKAKKLFLTTSDNEKQDIGQVGEVEEIDTALIQEMVEHGYIPVVAPVGVGEHGEAFNINADVVAGKLAESLKAEKLIMLTNTIGVLDKNNQLLSRLTPSDINALIADGTLQNGMLPKINATLQAAMHGVHNTHIIDGRVPHALLLEIFTDKGVGTMILGQTEQAE; from the coding sequence ATGAGCACAGACATCTTCACGAACATTAATGCTATTGAGGCTAAAACAAAAGCTAATATTTTAGCCGAGGCACTACCATATATCCGGCGATTTTCCGGTGTGACAATGGTAATTAAGTATGGCGGTAATGCAATGACTGATCCGCAATTGAAAGAAAGTTTTGCTAAAGATGTCGTATTGCTCAAACTGGTGGGAATTCATCCGATTATTGTACACGGGGGCGGGCCGCAAATTAATGAGCTGTTACAGAAAGTAGGAAAAGAAAATCAATTCATTCAGGGTATGCGGGTGACTGACAGCGAGACCATGGATATTGTTGAAATGGTGCTTGGTGGTTGTGTTAATAAGGAAATTACATCTTTACTTAATCTACATGGAGGGCATGCAGTCGGAATTACTGGTCGCGACAATCATTTTATCAAAGCCAAAAAATTGTTTCTTACCACTTCTGATAATGAAAAGCAGGATATCGGACAGGTAGGTGAGGTTGAAGAAATTGATACAGCTCTGATTCAGGAAATGGTGGAACATGGTTATATTCCTGTAGTGGCACCTGTTGGGGTAGGTGAACATGGTGAAGCATTTAATATTAATGCTGATGTGGTAGCCGGTAAGCTGGCAGAAAGTCTGAAGGCTGAAAAACTGATTATGCTGACCAACACAATTGGTGTACTGGATAAAAACAATCAATTATTAAGCCGCCTTACGCCATCTGATATCAATGCATTAATTGCTGATGGTACTTTACAAAATGGTATGCTGCCTAAAATTAATGCGACTTTGCAGGCTGCTATGCATGGCGTTCACAATACTCATATTATTGACGGACGTGTTCCACATGCTCTCTTGCTGGAAATTTTCACTGATAAAGGTGTCGGAACTATGATTCTAGGTCAGACTGAACAGGCTGAATAA
- a CDS encoding FKBP-type peptidyl-prolyl cis-trans isomerase has translation MTAIIVSPLNTKREIMKHLSLTTLGITTALVLSACNFADNGYKNNSSEPVAASTAPSATRNPQRAGEEFLAKNKNVSGVKTTTSGLQYKVNHEGSGKKPKATDMVTVQYEGRLIDGTIFDSTAQRNNEPVTFPLNGVIPGWTEGLQLMSEGSDYTFYIPARLAYGEHSPTSAIPANSVLIFDVKLIKVGK, from the coding sequence ATGACTGCTATAATTGTCTCTCCTTTAAATACTAAAAGAGAAATTATGAAACACTTGTCTTTAACTACTCTGGGAATCACTACTGCACTGGTTTTATCGGCCTGTAACTTTGCTGATAATGGGTATAAAAATAACAGCAGTGAGCCGGTAGCAGCTTCAACTGCACCTTCGGCTACCCGAAACCCGCAGCGTGCAGGAGAGGAGTTTCTGGCCAAAAATAAAAATGTTTCCGGTGTAAAAACCACTACATCAGGTTTGCAGTACAAAGTTAATCATGAGGGATCCGGTAAAAAACCTAAAGCCACTGATATGGTAACGGTTCAGTATGAAGGTCGGTTAATCGACGGGACTATTTTTGATAGCACAGCTCAGCGTAATAATGAACCGGTTACATTTCCGCTTAATGGCGTGATTCCCGGATGGACTGAAGGATTGCAGCTTATGTCAGAAGGTAGTGACTACACATTCTATATACCAGCCCGACTTGCTTACGGCGAACATAGCCCGACAAGTGCCATTCCTGCTAACAGTGTTCTGATATTTGATGTGAAGCTGATTAAAGTTGGAAAGTAA
- the rho gene encoding transcription termination factor Rho, whose protein sequence is MHVSELQNLHVSELLGIAEEFGIENANRLRKQDLVFAIVRIKMKQGEAFTCSGTLEILPDGFGFLRSMDTSYLAGPDDIYVSPSQIRRFNLHTGDTIEGSVRVPKDNERYFALVRLDKINGDDPDVCKHKILFENLTPLFPDRQFVLERDIRSGENLTGRAIDLIAPIGFGQRALLVAPPKSGKTVMLQNIAHAITANYPEAELIVLLIDERPEEVTEMTRSVRGEVVSSTFDEPATRHVQVAEMVIEKAKRLVEHKKDVIILLDSITRLARAYNTVIPASGKILTGGIDANALHRPKRFFGAARNVEEGGSLTIIATALVETGSRMDDVIYEEFKGTGNMELHLDRRMAEKRLFPAININRSGTRREELLVSNEHLQKMWLLRKFLHPMDDIEAMEFIIDKLKQSKNNADFFDLMRGK, encoded by the coding sequence ATGCACGTTTCTGAATTACAAAATCTACATGTGTCTGAATTACTGGGCATAGCTGAAGAGTTTGGTATTGAAAATGCCAATCGTTTGCGCAAACAGGATCTGGTGTTTGCTATTGTGCGCATTAAAATGAAGCAGGGAGAAGCGTTTACCTGTTCTGGTACGCTGGAAATTCTGCCTGATGGCTTTGGCTTTTTGCGTAGCATGGATACATCTTATCTGGCAGGCCCTGATGATATTTACGTCAGCCCGAGTCAGATACGGCGTTTCAATCTGCATACTGGTGACACGATTGAAGGCAGTGTACGTGTACCTAAAGACAATGAACGCTATTTTGCGCTGGTTCGTCTGGATAAGATTAACGGAGACGATCCGGATGTATGCAAACATAAAATCCTGTTTGAAAATCTGACACCATTATTCCCTGATCGCCAATTTGTGCTAGAGCGGGATATTCGTTCCGGAGAAAATCTTACCGGACGTGCAATTGATCTGATTGCGCCTATCGGATTTGGTCAGCGTGCTTTGCTGGTAGCTCCGCCGAAATCAGGTAAAACAGTGATGCTGCAGAATATCGCACATGCGATTACAGCTAATTATCCTGAAGCTGAACTGATTGTTCTGCTGATTGATGAGCGTCCTGAAGAAGTTACGGAAATGACCCGTTCAGTTCGGGGTGAGGTAGTATCTTCTACTTTTGATGAGCCGGCTACCCGTCATGTACAAGTGGCTGAAATGGTGATTGAAAAAGCCAAGCGTCTGGTAGAGCACAAAAAAGATGTAATCATTCTGCTGGATTCAATTACACGTCTGGCGCGTGCTTACAATACAGTTATTCCTGCATCCGGTAAAATTTTAACTGGCGGTATCGATGCAAATGCACTGCATCGTCCAAAGCGATTCTTCGGCGCAGCCCGTAATGTGGAAGAAGGCGGTTCACTGACCATTATCGCAACTGCTCTGGTAGAAACCGGTAGCCGTATGGATGATGTAATTTATGAGGAGTTCAAGGGAACGGGCAATATGGAATTGCATCTGGATCGGCGTATGGCTGAAAAACGTCTGTTTCCGGCAATTAATATCAATCGTTCTGGTACTCGCCGTGAAGAATTGTTGGTTTCTAATGAGCATTTACAAAAAATGTGGCTGCTGCGGAAATTCTTGCATCCAATGGATGATATTGAAGCAATGGAATTTATCATTGATAAGCTCAAACAGTCTAAAAATAATGCCGACTTTTTTGATTTAATGCGCGGCAAGTAA
- a CDS encoding UDP-2,3-diacylglucosamine diphosphatase has product MNNTTIFISDLHLSEQTPPLNQLFERCLQQWQGNIDALYILGDFFDVWIGDDDDSDFIRHIKSQLKSFSSATPVFFIHGNRDFLIGEKFAAETGIQLLTSPQQINLYEHEYIIMHGDELCTDDIAYQQFRAQSRNPLWQMAVLSKPIEERRLLAGQIRQMSETRKNNEGKSEISDVTEQAINELMSSHMQSTLPTLIHGHTHRPAVHESQLNNQSFKRYVIQDWADNYGGYLAVDIDGVHVHELKL; this is encoded by the coding sequence ATGAACAACACAACAATATTTATTTCTGATTTACATCTTTCTGAACAGACGCCGCCTTTAAATCAGCTATTTGAACGCTGCCTGCAACAATGGCAAGGAAATATCGATGCGTTATACATATTAGGTGATTTTTTTGACGTCTGGATAGGTGACGATGATGATAGTGATTTCATTCGTCATATTAAATCTCAGTTAAAATCTTTTTCTTCTGCAACTCCAGTTTTTTTCATTCATGGTAACCGGGATTTCCTGATTGGTGAAAAATTTGCTGCAGAAACCGGAATACAACTACTTACATCACCTCAGCAAATAAACCTTTACGAGCATGAATATATTATTATGCATGGGGATGAATTATGCACTGACGATATTGCGTATCAACAATTCCGTGCCCAGTCCCGCAATCCTTTATGGCAAATGGCAGTATTAAGTAAACCTATTGAAGAGCGTCGTTTACTAGCCGGACAAATCCGCCAGATGAGTGAAACACGTAAAAACAATGAGGGTAAAAGTGAGATTTCTGATGTAACAGAACAAGCCATTAATGAACTGATGAGTAGCCATATGCAATCTACTCTGCCTACACTGATTCATGGTCATACCCATCGTCCGGCCGTACATGAATCACAGTTGAACAACCAATCTTTTAAACGTTATGTCATACAGGACTGGGCTGATAATTACGGCGGCTATCTGGCTGTAGACATAGATGGTGTACATGTACATGAGCTTAAGCTATAA
- a CDS encoding Spx/MgsR family RNA polymerase-binding regulatory protein — MSIQIYGISQCNTVKKARQWLADQHINAEFIDFKKTPPTITDIQFWLTQVPKETLINRKGTTWQKLSNNEQTIALSNDDEAIRLMINHPSVIKRPVLVKNQLILVGFDPQRYTEFFA, encoded by the coding sequence ATGAGTATACAAATTTATGGTATCAGTCAGTGTAATACTGTCAAAAAAGCCCGCCAATGGCTGGCTGATCAACATATTAACGCTGAATTTATCGATTTTAAGAAAACACCGCCAACAATCACTGATATTCAGTTCTGGCTTACACAAGTACCTAAAGAAACATTAATTAACCGTAAAGGTACAACATGGCAGAAATTAAGTAACAATGAACAGACAATTGCTTTAAGTAATGATGATGAAGCCATTCGCCTAATGATAAACCACCCCTCAGTGATTAAAAGACCAGTTCTGGTAAAAAATCAATTAATATTGGTTGGTTTTGATCCGCAACGCTATACTGAATTTTTTGCCTGA
- the secF gene encoding protein translocase subunit SecF codes for MEFFKIKRDIPFMSYGKLTTAISLITFILAVFFLVTRGLNFSVEFTGGTVMEVEFKQSADLNKIRTELDGLKLGEIQVQALGTNKQIMIRLPNKANMTSAQLSNQVMDLLKQHQEGVSLRQVEFIGPQVGEELVTHGLLALGMVVIGIIIYLSMRFEWRFAVSAIIANMHDVVIILGCFALFHWEFSLTVLAGVLAVLGYSVNESVVVFDRIRENFRKPHMRGKSVPAIIDNAITATMSRTIITHGSTEAMVISMLVFGGAALHGFAMALTIGIVFGIYSSVLVASPLLLMFGLNRQNLVKPPKRKEEAVV; via the coding sequence ATGGAATTCTTCAAAATAAAACGTGATATCCCGTTTATGAGCTATGGTAAGCTGACAACGGCGATTTCATTAATTACTTTTATTCTGGCTGTATTTTTTCTTGTTACTCGCGGGCTGAACTTTTCTGTAGAATTTACCGGCGGTACTGTAATGGAAGTGGAATTCAAACAGAGTGCGGATTTAAATAAAATCCGTACAGAACTGGATGGATTAAAACTTGGAGAAATACAAGTACAGGCATTGGGCACAAATAAACAAATCATGATTCGTCTGCCCAATAAAGCCAATATGACTTCAGCACAATTGTCCAATCAAGTTATGGACCTGCTTAAACAACATCAGGAAGGTGTAAGTTTACGTCAGGTTGAATTCATCGGGCCGCAAGTGGGCGAAGAACTGGTTACTCACGGCTTACTGGCTTTAGGCATGGTTGTGATTGGCATCATTATTTACTTATCCATGCGTTTCGAATGGCGCTTTGCTGTTTCTGCTATTATTGCCAATATGCATGACGTAGTAATTATTCTGGGTTGCTTTGCCCTCTTTCACTGGGAATTTTCTCTTACCGTACTTGCAGGCGTACTTGCCGTGCTTGGCTACTCAGTTAATGAGTCAGTAGTTGTCTTTGACCGTATCCGTGAAAATTTCCGTAAACCACATATGCGTGGTAAAAGCGTTCCGGCAATCATAGATAATGCCATTACCGCAACCATGAGCCGTACCATTATTACTCACGGATCTACTGAAGCAATGGTCATTTCTATGCTGGTATTTGGCGGAGCTGCTTTGCATGGTTTCGCAATGGCATTAACAATTGGTATTGTGTTTGGTATTTACTCATCAGTATTAGTAGCGAGTCCGTTATTACTGATGTTTGGACTGAACCGGCAAAATCTGGTTAAGCCGCCAAAACGGAAAGAGGAAGCTGTAGTTTAA
- the secD gene encoding protein translocase subunit SecD — protein sequence MNRYPIWKYLLIIVSIVLGLLYTIPNFFGEIPAVQISTNRQAITINEQTENTVKQALAAAHIQHQGMFITDGSLKVRFSDTETQLKARDAIASKFGEGYIVALNLLANTPEWMEKIHAKPMFLGLDLRGGVHFTMQVDMDSAVDKTLDSYAGDIRRQLRKLQIRSGNIVKNGQTLVVPFQSANDASTAISGLKKYLNDATLTQNGDRLVVSLSNTALTRIRTDAVTQNINTLHNRVNELGVAEPVIQQAGPNRIVVQLPGVQDTAKAKDIIGRTATLQVRMVSDDPNLYQQALQGHNPDGFELLPSAGNGAPTLVSKQVELTGDNINDAQASFNDRGLPGVSVNFDSTGASIFADLTRNNVGKRMAMVLIDQGKAEVITAPVINEPIPGGKTIISGSMSIAEANDTALLLRAGSLAAPMKIIEERTIGPSLGKENISKGFHSTLWGFVVVAIFMMLYYRMFGLFSVIALSCNLLFLIAILSAMQATLTLPGIAAIALTLGMAIDSNVLINERIREELRHGNTPQISINAGYDHAWHTIVDSNITSLIAGLALLIFGSGPIRGFAVVHCLGIITSMYSSVVVSRAFVNLWYGRKRKLKTLSIGHIWIADKAATGKSKA from the coding sequence ATGAATCGTTATCCTATATGGAAATATCTGCTTATTATCGTCTCAATAGTATTGGGTCTGTTATACACCATTCCCAATTTTTTTGGCGAAATACCGGCAGTACAAATCTCTACCAACCGGCAGGCCATTACTATCAATGAACAAACTGAAAATACAGTTAAACAGGCTCTGGCAGCTGCACACATACAGCATCAGGGTATGTTCATTACTGATGGCAGCCTGAAGGTACGTTTCAGTGATACTGAAACTCAGCTTAAAGCACGTGATGCGATTGCTTCTAAATTCGGTGAAGGCTATATCGTAGCCCTGAATCTATTGGCCAATACTCCGGAATGGATGGAAAAAATTCATGCCAAACCGATGTTTCTAGGTCTTGATTTGCGTGGTGGTGTGCATTTCACCATGCAGGTGGATATGGATTCAGCCGTTGACAAAACACTTGACAGTTATGCCGGTGATATCCGCCGCCAGCTGCGTAAATTACAAATCCGTAGTGGCAATATTGTTAAAAACGGACAGACACTGGTTGTTCCTTTCCAGTCTGCAAACGATGCTTCCACTGCAATATCCGGATTAAAAAAATATCTTAATGATGCAACACTAACTCAGAATGGTGACCGTCTGGTAGTTAGCCTGAGTAACACTGCGCTGACCAGAATTCGTACAGATGCAGTGACCCAGAACATTAATACCCTGCACAACCGTGTTAATGAGCTGGGTGTTGCTGAACCGGTTATACAGCAGGCCGGACCGAACAGGATTGTCGTACAACTGCCGGGCGTTCAGGATACTGCTAAAGCTAAAGATATCATTGGCCGTACTGCAACTTTACAGGTACGAATGGTAAGTGATGATCCCAATCTGTATCAGCAGGCGCTGCAAGGACACAATCCAGATGGATTTGAACTACTGCCATCTGCCGGTAACGGAGCACCTACACTGGTCAGCAAACAGGTTGAACTGACTGGGGACAATATTAATGATGCTCAGGCCAGCTTTAACGACCGGGGATTGCCGGGTGTAAGCGTAAATTTTGACAGTACAGGTGCCAGCATTTTTGCTGACCTCACCCGCAATAATGTTGGTAAACGTATGGCGATGGTACTTATCGATCAGGGTAAGGCAGAAGTGATTACCGCACCGGTAATCAATGAACCTATTCCCGGCGGTAAAACCATTATTTCAGGAAGTATGAGTATTGCTGAAGCCAATGATACCGCATTGCTATTGCGTGCCGGCTCACTGGCTGCACCAATGAAAATTATCGAAGAACGAACCATTGGCCCGTCTCTGGGTAAAGAAAATATTAGCAAAGGCTTTCATTCCACCTTATGGGGATTTGTAGTAGTAGCCATATTCATGATGCTTTATTACCGGATGTTCGGACTGTTTTCAGTAATTGCCCTGTCATGCAATCTGTTGTTCCTGATCGCTATTTTATCTGCCATGCAGGCTACTCTGACACTGCCGGGTATAGCGGCAATTGCTCTTACACTAGGTATGGCGATTGACTCGAATGTATTGATTAATGAACGTATCCGCGAAGAATTACGTCATGGTAATACACCACAAATATCAATTAATGCAGGTTACGATCACGCCTGGCATACTATTGTAGACTCTAATATCACTTCACTGATTGCCGGTCTGGCGTTACTGATTTTCGGTTCAGGCCCTATTCGCGGATTTGCTGTCGTACATTGTCTGGGTATTATTACATCTATGTATTCGTCAGTAGTGGTTTCTCGTGCCTTTGTTAATTTGTGGTATGGTCGCAAACGCAAACTGAAAACACTTTCTATCGGCCACATCTGGATTGCAGATAAAGCTGCCACTGGTAAAAGTAAGGCTTAA
- the yajC gene encoding preprotein translocase subunit YajC, translating to MIDFAYAANTAGSQSGLMQFVPLLLILVVFYFLIIRPQQSKHKKHQQMLTELKKGDKVVTLAGIVGKITKVNEQYFTLEIAPKVEVEFERNAISGKAPE from the coding sequence ATGATTGATTTTGCTTATGCTGCCAACACTGCCGGTTCACAGAGTGGCCTTATGCAATTCGTCCCACTTTTATTAATTCTTGTTGTCTTTTATTTTCTGATTATCCGCCCGCAGCAAAGCAAACATAAAAAACACCAGCAAATGCTAACCGAACTGAAAAAAGGCGATAAAGTTGTTACTCTGGCTGGAATAGTTGGCAAAATCACTAAAGTAAATGAACAATACTTCACTTTAGAAATTGCTCCTAAAGTAGAAGTTGAATTTGAACGCAATGCCATCAGTGGTAAGGCGCCAGAATAA
- the radC gene encoding RadC family protein codes for MSIKHWPQNDRPREKLLNLGASALSDAELLAILLRTGTRGISAVDLARELISQLGSLRALLEADCQQICQYHGMGIASYTQFAVIREISRRMLAEKIYCRPIFTQPAAVADFLRLHIGHEKVEVCVALLLNQRNELMQTIELARGTINEARVYTREVATAALKHHAVSIILAHNHPGQSTMPSNGDIQFTREIKAALNLLDIRLLDHFIVTAEKITSMAELNLM; via the coding sequence ATGAGCATCAAGCATTGGCCGCAAAACGATCGCCCTCGGGAAAAACTTCTTAATCTGGGCGCCTCAGCGCTAAGTGATGCCGAGCTGCTCGCAATCCTGCTGCGTACAGGTACTCGGGGCATAAGTGCGGTAGATCTGGCACGAGAGCTTATTTCTCAACTAGGCAGTCTGCGCGCATTGCTTGAAGCAGATTGTCAGCAAATTTGTCAGTATCACGGTATGGGCATTGCCAGTTATACCCAGTTTGCAGTAATTAGAGAAATAAGCAGACGCATGCTGGCAGAAAAAATTTATTGCCGCCCTATTTTTACTCAGCCGGCCGCAGTGGCTGATTTCCTGCGTTTACATATAGGCCATGAAAAAGTGGAAGTTTGTGTAGCTTTACTTCTGAACCAGCGTAACGAGCTTATGCAAACCATTGAACTGGCTCGCGGTACCATCAATGAAGCACGGGTTTACACTCGCGAAGTTGCTACAGCAGCTTTAAAACACCACGCAGTCTCAATTATTCTGGCACATAATCATCCAGGACAATCTACTATGCCGTCTAATGGCGATATTCAATTTACCAGAGAAATAAAAGCCGCTTTAAATCTGCTGGATATTCGTTTATTGGATCATTTTATTGTTACTGCTGAAAAAATAACATCAATGGCTGAATTAAATCTAATGTAG